A single Verrucomicrobiota bacterium DNA region contains:
- a CDS encoding LamG-like jellyroll fold domain-containing protein, with protein MAKSKGRIVIPVRSAAPALERRMVPGFMIRGRRGVVAQETVQAILPNHVGGLMLWLDAGAGAMKCWQPAAPAGNGYIEYGVGSEYSAAGYLHVIRIYPYQMRNGQKYFSPNYAEVTVQDDYSSNYYTVHWSWDAVPGADGYRVMKYCSSGSPNYDYAVDVAVCELVDGSMSTFSYETSVEPVSGADPAGDTDLVGIWQDQSGLNHHAVQSNPTRMPVLAVNVLNGKPVMRFDAADDGMWTNAGLAVPLTAFVVYCGNATDSNAYRAVQGAANWMLGPYGAKYDFYAGGSFTSGPPLVPGAFVLQTGWQDTGVSRNYVNGVLVGQYAGAGAPGNICLGAGGAYAEGLNGDIAEVLVYNWALDDSFRAGIEQYLREKYQLT; from the coding sequence ATGGCAAAAAGTAAGGGGCGCATTGTTATTCCGGTGCGCAGTGCTGCCCCAGCACTGGAGCGACGCATGGTGCCTGGGTTTATGATCCGGGGGCGGCGCGGGGTGGTCGCCCAGGAGACGGTGCAGGCGATCCTGCCCAATCATGTGGGCGGGCTGATGCTTTGGCTGGACGCGGGGGCGGGAGCCATGAAGTGTTGGCAGCCGGCGGCCCCTGCGGGGAATGGCTACATTGAATATGGCGTTGGCTCCGAATATTCGGCGGCGGGGTATCTGCACGTCATCCGGATTTACCCGTACCAGATGCGGAATGGGCAAAAGTATTTCTCGCCCAATTATGCGGAGGTGACCGTCCAGGATGACTATTCCTCCAATTATTACACGGTGCATTGGAGCTGGGATGCGGTGCCTGGGGCGGATGGGTATCGGGTCATGAAATATTGCAGCAGTGGCAGCCCCAATTATGACTATGCCGTGGATGTGGCGGTGTGCGAGTTGGTGGATGGTTCCATGAGCACCTTCAGCTATGAGACCTCGGTGGAGCCCGTGAGTGGCGCCGACCCGGCGGGGGATACGGACCTGGTGGGCATCTGGCAGGATCAGAGCGGGCTGAACCATCATGCCGTGCAAAGTAATCCGACGAGAATGCCGGTACTAGCGGTGAATGTGCTGAACGGGAAACCGGTGATGCGTTTCGACGCCGCGGATGATGGCATGTGGACGAATGCGGGGCTGGCCGTGCCGTTGACGGCGTTCGTGGTGTATTGCGGGAATGCGACCGATAGCAATGCGTATCGGGCGGTGCAAGGGGCGGCGAATTGGATGCTGGGGCCGTACGGCGCGAAGTATGACTTTTATGCCGGGGGCTCGTTTACGAGTGGACCGCCGTTGGTGCCGGGTGCGTTTGTGCTCCAGACGGGATGGCAGGACACTGGCGTGTCGCGGAACTATGTGAACGGGGTGCTGGTGGGGCAGTATGCCGGCGCGGGTGCGCCAGGGAATATTTGCCTGGGGGCTGGTGGCGCGTATGCGGAAGGGCTCAACGGGGACATTGCCGAGGTGCTGGTTTACAACTGGGCGCTGGATGATTCGTTCCGGGCGGGTATCGAGCAGTATCTGCGGGAGAAATATCAACTGACCTAA
- a CDS encoding DnaT-like ssDNA-binding protein has protein sequence MALTLTKEDGTGKYDSNSYADVADGDAYHEGHLYGTAWTGATEEQKAVALVMATRLIDVEFQFNGGRVKTEQALQWPRAECPDPDRVTARVAPLRWIRDDYLAFDRVPKAVVDAACELARELLVMDRTAAPPGEGVLKQHNADFSETTYSKTDTRQIIPALVRTMLGKYGALLSGGSGAVRLVRV, from the coding sequence ATGGCCTTAACCTTAACCAAAGAGGATGGAACCGGAAAATATGACAGCAATAGTTACGCTGACGTGGCCGATGGTGATGCTTACCATGAGGGACATCTATACGGGACTGCCTGGACGGGGGCGACGGAGGAACAAAAGGCGGTGGCCCTGGTTATGGCTACGCGGTTGATTGACGTGGAATTCCAGTTCAACGGCGGGCGCGTCAAAACGGAACAGGCGTTGCAGTGGCCACGGGCGGAGTGTCCCGATCCGGACCGGGTGACTGCCAGGGTGGCGCCACTGCGGTGGATTCGTGATGATTACCTGGCTTTCGACCGGGTGCCCAAGGCCGTGGTGGACGCTGCCTGCGAATTGGCGCGGGAGCTGCTGGTGATGGATCGGACGGCTGCGCCGCCAGGGGAAGGGGTATTGAAGCAACACAACGCGGATTTCAGCGAGACGACCTACAGCAAGACTGATACCCGGCAAATCATTCCCGCGCTGGTGCGGACGATGCTCGGGAAATATGGGGCGCTGCTGAGTGGCGGAAGCGGGGCGGTACGACTGGTGAGGGTTTAA